A DNA window from Xiphias gladius isolate SHS-SW01 ecotype Sanya breed wild chromosome 3, ASM1685928v1, whole genome shotgun sequence contains the following coding sequences:
- the LOC120783550 gene encoding oxysterol-binding protein-related protein 6-like: MKEEEEAQKRLRYFLLEKGILKYSKTQQDIQRGKLHGSLDVSLAVMSINKKSKRIDLDAGDNLYHLKAKSHDIFYIWLTKLCAHRVFRKNEAMSVHRGVLHALSIGQSTLPAMATLAQKNRATPPHYASSASVYQPEMRNPAPAIASHPGVTSKVSAWLQQTHDIDATSNDLARCQAELTELAQLIQRLNWLEGGLPITNTDLEMRISMQNLSLEKPKKKTGKVFGHSRTLSRVEAMGGMFTSSHLSTNSSSGLGASVQSIPDYVYSQLSNPQVSSPEARKLHQDICTVSQRVHSSLRSIYEVLSFERERLRQAWTGPDLRQNTSQQLATLCSTLSEYRPAKYNGGPSPRSVGEVLCETVEQLDIQSRLTKVHSFSLSSDSTEESFYTVRPDQRTPSTGRHSHRAPSVAESMAEYFDASEVIVCESSSEAEASDESGLSDITTTSNSEPEEGHTTAALNYRASLNSATEKPSPVPTDTGRRTTLPAPGSDNSHIGIMAILYNNIGKDLSRVSMPVALNEPLSLLQRLSEELEYSELLDIANQIDDPYERMVYVAAFSISGYAWASWRYRYKPFNPVLGETYESHREDRGFSYISEQVCHHPPISACHAESENFSFWQDQRWKNKFWGKSVEIISSGLVNVNLPKYGDHYEWNKAVTCIHNVLSQQRWLEHYGEVVIRNTKSDICTCKITFVKSRYWSSDNSKNEVQGVVLDQAGEVVHRFGGLWHEGIFCDTLPTPKCIWKPNVQPDDHFEFYGFSRYARELNELTPDLKAVLPPTDTRFRPDQRLLEEGRVADADKKKDEVEEKQRERRKEMAKRGEEHNPRFFWKALDEAGREVWLYNGTYWKLRKDPGFSNTENLDLW; the protein is encoded by the exons atgaaggaggaagaggaggctcAAAAAAGGCtg AGATACTTCCTTTTGGAGAAAGGAATTCTCAAATACTCAAAGACGCAGCAAGAT aTTCAGAGAGGGAAGCTCCATGGCTCTCTGGACGTCAGCCTGGCTGTCATGTCCATCAACAAGAAATCCAAACGCATAGACCTGGATGCTGGAGACAACCTCTACCACCTAAAG GCAAAGAGCCATGACATCTTCTACATCTGGTTGACCAAGCTGTGTGCCCATCGTGTATTTAGGAAAAATGAGGCGATGAGTGTCCATCGTGGCGTCCTTCACGCACTCTCCATAGGCCAGAGTACCCTGCCTGCCATGGCCACTCTGGCCCAGAAAAACCGAGCAACA CCTCCTCACTATGCCAGCTCAGCCTCAGTGTACCAACCAGAGATGCGAAACCCAGCCCCTGCCATCGCTTCCCACCCAGGGGTGACCAGCAAGGTGTCAGCCTGGCTGCAGCAGACCCATGACATTGATGCAACCTCTAACG accTGGCTCGCTGCCAGGCAGAGCTGACAGAACTGGCTCAACTCATTCAACGACTCAATTGGCTGGAAGGAGGCCTGCcaatcacaaacacagacctgGAGATGCGAATCAGCATGCAG AATCTCTCCCTTGAGAAACCCAAGAAGAAGACGGGAAAAGTGTTTGGTCACTCCAGGACTTTGTCCCGCGTTGAAGCCATGGGGGGAATG TTCACTTCCAGCCATCTGAGTACCAATAGCAGCTCTGGTTTGGGGGCGTCTGTTCAGTCTATCCCTGACTACGTCTACTCTCAACTGTCCAACCCACAGGTTTCCTCACCTGAGGCCAGGAAGCTCCACCAGGACATCTGCACTGTTTCCCAGAGGG TTCATTCTTCACTCAGGTCCATTTATGAGGTTTTATcctttgagagagagagactgaggcaGGCCTGGACCGGCCCAGACCTGAGGCAGAACACCTCACAGCAGCTTGCTACACTGTGCAGCACACTGTCtgag TATCGACCTGCAAAGTACAATGGGGGGCCAAGCCCTCGCTCTGTTGGTGAGGTGCTGTGTGAAACTGTTGAGCAG CTTGACATACAGTCACGCCTGACCAAAGTCCACTCATTTTCCCTGTCCTCTGATTCTACTGAGGAATCCTTCTACACTGTCCGTCCGGACCAG AGGACACCATCTACGGGTCGTCACAGTCATCGTGCGCCCTCAGTGGCAGAATCCATGGCAGAGTATTTTGACGCCAGTGAGGTGATCGTGTGCGAGAGCTCATCAGAGGCCGAGGCTTCGGATGAGTCAGGCCTGAGTgacatcaccaccaccagcaacTCAGAGCCGGAAGAGGGACACA ccacTGCCGCCCTCAACTACAGAGCCAGTCTGAACAGCGCTACTGAGAAACCCAGCCCCGTGCCCACTGATACTG GTCGTCGCACCACCCTCCCTGCCCCAGGATCAGACAACAGCCACATTGGCATCATGGCCATCCTGTACAACAACATTGGCAAGGACCTGTCCAGAGTGTCCATGCCAGTTGCTCTAAATGAGCCACTGTCTTTGCTGCAGAGACTCAGTGAAGAGCTGGAGTACTCTGAGCTGCTAGACATCGCCAACCAAATTGACGATCCATATGAGAGAATG GTTTACGTAGCAGCATTCTCCATCTCTGGCTACGCCTGGGCATCCTGGAGGTATCGCTACAAACCCTTCAACCCTGTTCTAGGAGAAACATACGAGAGTCACAGAGAGGACCGAGGCTTCAGTTACATCAGTGAGCAG gtcTGCCATCACCCGCCAATCTCTGCCTGTCACGCTGAGTCGGAAAACTTCAGTTTCTGGCAAG ATCAGAGATGGAAGAACAAGTTTTGGGGGAAATCAGTGGAGATCATCTCTAGCGGACTGGTCAATGTTAACCTGCCCAA gTACGGTGATCACTACGAATGGAACAAGGCAGTGACATGTATCCACAACGTGCTGAGTCAGCAGCGCTGGTTGGAGCACTATGGTGAGGTGGTaatcagaaacacaaagagcGACATCTGCACCTGCAAGATCACCTTTGTCAAG TCTCGCTACTGGTCCTCAGATAACAGTAAGAATGAGGTGCAAGGTGTGGTTCTGGACCAGGCTGGAGAGGTGGTCCATCGCTTTGGAGGCCTCTGGCATGAAGGCATCTTCTGTGACACCCTTCCTACACCAAAGTGCATTTGGAAGCCCA ATGTGCAACCTGATGACCACTTCGAGTTCTATGGCTTCTCACGTTATGCCAGAGAACTAAACGAGCTCACACCTGACTTGAAAGCTGTTCTCCCACCTACAGACACACGCTTCAGACCAGACCAGAG GCTTCTGGAGGAGGGGAGGGTAGCAGATGCAGATAAAAAGAAGGACGAGGtagaggagaagcagagggagaggaggaaggagatggCCAAGAGAGGGGAGGAGCACAACCCCAGGTTTTTCTG GAAAGCTCTGGATGAGGCCGGCAGAGAGGTGTGGCTTTACAACGGAACCTACTGGAAGCTCCGCAAAGACCCGGGTTTCTCCAACACTGAAAACCTGGACCTGTGGTAG